Proteins from one Chitinophaga oryzae genomic window:
- a CDS encoding ABC transporter ATP-binding protein, producing MNAVVLDHITKTYDAGKVLAVDDVSLEVAAGELFGLIGPDGAGKTSLFRILTTLLLPDKGTASVNGKDCVKDYKTIRRSVGYMPGRFSLYQDLTVAENLHFFATLFGTTIEANYDLIRDIYEQIRPFSDRRAGKLSGGMKQKLALCCALVHKPEVLFLDEPTTGVDAVSRKEFWEMLRSLKQQGITIVVSTPYMDEAVLCERIALIQDGKIMSVDTPANVIATFPVKLYAVKAANIYRLLASLREDAAVDSCYAFGEYVHVTFRADAVRDLQAWQQSLAAKGHEQIAVKAISPTIEDSFIRLMNEKQNAQP from the coding sequence ATGAACGCAGTGGTGCTGGACCATATAACCAAAACGTACGATGCCGGCAAAGTGCTGGCGGTAGACGATGTGTCGCTGGAAGTGGCTGCCGGAGAACTGTTCGGCCTCATTGGCCCGGACGGCGCGGGCAAAACCTCCCTCTTTCGCATCCTCACCACGCTGCTGCTGCCGGATAAGGGCACGGCGTCTGTCAATGGCAAAGACTGTGTAAAAGATTATAAAACCATCCGCCGCAGCGTAGGCTATATGCCCGGCAGGTTTTCCCTGTACCAGGACCTTACCGTGGCAGAAAACCTCCATTTCTTTGCCACGCTCTTTGGCACTACCATCGAAGCGAACTACGACCTTATCCGCGACATCTACGAACAGATCAGGCCTTTCAGCGATCGCCGCGCAGGTAAGTTGTCCGGCGGCATGAAACAGAAGCTGGCGCTGTGCTGCGCGCTGGTACATAAACCGGAAGTACTGTTCCTCGACGAGCCTACTACCGGCGTAGATGCAGTGTCCCGCAAAGAATTCTGGGAGATGCTGCGTTCCCTCAAACAACAGGGCATCACCATCGTGGTATCCACGCCTTATATGGATGAAGCCGTGCTCTGCGAGCGCATTGCGCTCATCCAGGACGGTAAAATCATGTCTGTCGATACGCCGGCCAATGTGATCGCCACCTTCCCGGTAAAACTATATGCTGTAAAGGCCGCCAATATCTACCGGCTGCTGGCTTCCCTGCGGGAAGACGCTGCTGTAGACAGCTGCTATGCATTCGGGGAATATGTCCACGTCACTTTCCGCGCCGACGCGGTCCGTGACCTGCAGGCATGGCAGCAATCCCTTGCTGCAAAAGGACATGAGCAGATAGCGGTGAAAGCCATCTCCCCCACCATAGAAGATAGTTTCATCCGTCTCATGAATGAAAAACAAAACGCACAGCCATGA
- a CDS encoding HlyD family secretion protein yields the protein MKYHLIWITAAVMMTSACGDGKPGYDASGNFEADEVIVSAQQNGELLSFTVKEGDKLNGGQIVGQIDVTIPALQQQQVQASIQALREKTNNPQPQAQLVERQLMVQEAQLQQLYRERKRTENLVKSDAATQKQLDDMNAQVDQLEKQLNVTRQQRNLYNSNIATQNRSILSEQAPLEKSMAQFAEQVRRGQIVNPITGVVLSRYALKGEMAATGKPLYKIANIDTLFLKAYVTGVTLPKIRLGQEVQVRIDQGKKEYKAYPGTITWISDKSEFTPKTIQTKNERANLVYAIKVSVKNDGYLKIGMYGEMLIPQK from the coding sequence ATGAAATACCATCTCATTTGGATAACAGCCGCCGTGATGATGACAAGTGCCTGCGGGGACGGCAAACCGGGATACGACGCCTCCGGCAATTTTGAAGCCGATGAAGTGATCGTGTCCGCACAACAGAATGGCGAACTATTGTCCTTCACGGTTAAGGAAGGCGACAAACTCAACGGCGGCCAGATTGTGGGACAGATTGATGTGACCATCCCCGCGCTGCAACAGCAACAGGTGCAGGCTTCCATACAAGCCCTCCGGGAGAAAACCAATAATCCGCAGCCACAGGCTCAACTGGTGGAACGGCAGCTGATGGTGCAGGAAGCGCAGCTGCAACAGCTGTACCGCGAACGCAAAAGAACGGAGAACCTCGTGAAAAGCGACGCTGCCACACAGAAACAACTGGACGATATGAACGCGCAGGTAGATCAGCTTGAAAAACAACTCAACGTTACCCGGCAGCAACGCAACCTTTATAATTCCAACATCGCCACACAGAACCGCTCTATCCTCAGCGAACAGGCGCCACTGGAAAAATCAATGGCCCAGTTTGCTGAGCAGGTACGGAGAGGGCAGATCGTGAATCCTATCACCGGCGTAGTGCTCTCCCGTTACGCGCTGAAAGGAGAGATGGCGGCGACAGGCAAACCGTTGTATAAGATCGCCAATATCGATACCCTCTTCCTGAAAGCTTACGTTACCGGCGTTACGCTGCCTAAAATCAGGCTGGGACAGGAAGTACAGGTACGCATTGACCAGGGCAAAAAAGAATACAAAGCTTATCCCGGTACCATCACCTGGATCTCCGATAAATCAGAATTCACGCCCAAGACCATCCAGACAAAGAATGAAAGAGCCAATCTCGTATATGCGATCAAGGTAAGCGTGAAAAACGACGGCTATCTGAAAATAGGTATGTACGGGGAAATGCTGATCCCGCAAAAATAA
- a CDS encoding TolC family protein codes for MKVCKLLGCIMMLAGLTAEAQQQALTLETCYALARQNYPLIKQYDLIARTSRYTVANAGKLYLPQLTVSGQATYQSEVVDFAAVLPPIPGLNPPQLSKDQYRIQAEVSQQIYDGGVTRFRQEASRANEKVQQQSLEVSLYAVRERVTQLYFAVLLMDAQLRQNALRRDNLQSTTDKMKAALANGVAYRSNVAELQAEILNADMVTTEFRANRKAYLKMLSTFIHQPLGDSTILAYPETALPAEDIHRPELTLYDYQQKTFDVQERQLKSAYLPKLNAFLQGGYGRPTLNIVSNDFGSWWMGGLRLNWSIGSLYSLKNNRRLLDIQRSNVDISRETFLLNTTLTLQQQQQDVDKYAALMEQDDEAIRLRTAVLQSAKAQLDNGVITVHEYISQVNAENLAKQTRILHEIQLLQAQYNYKNTSGN; via the coding sequence ATGAAAGTATGTAAACTGTTGGGTTGTATCATGATGTTGGCCGGGCTCACAGCAGAGGCTCAGCAACAGGCGCTGACCCTCGAAACCTGTTACGCCCTTGCCAGACAGAACTATCCGCTGATCAAACAGTACGATCTGATAGCCCGCACCAGCCGCTACACCGTGGCCAACGCCGGTAAGCTGTATCTGCCGCAGCTCACGGTGTCCGGGCAGGCCACTTACCAGTCGGAGGTCGTCGACTTCGCAGCAGTGCTGCCGCCCATTCCCGGCCTGAACCCTCCGCAGCTCAGTAAAGACCAGTACCGCATCCAGGCGGAGGTGTCCCAGCAAATCTACGACGGCGGCGTTACGCGCTTCCGGCAGGAAGCCAGCCGCGCCAACGAAAAGGTGCAGCAGCAAAGCCTGGAAGTGAGCCTCTATGCCGTCCGGGAGAGAGTGACCCAGCTGTACTTTGCCGTACTGCTGATGGATGCCCAGCTGCGCCAGAACGCCCTGCGGCGTGACAACCTGCAAAGTACCACCGATAAAATGAAAGCCGCCCTGGCTAACGGTGTCGCCTATAGGAGCAACGTGGCGGAGCTGCAGGCCGAAATCTTGAATGCGGACATGGTCACCACAGAATTCAGGGCTAACCGTAAAGCCTATCTGAAAATGCTGTCCACCTTTATTCATCAGCCGCTGGGCGACAGCACTATACTGGCCTATCCGGAAACGGCACTCCCCGCTGAAGACATCCATCGTCCGGAACTGACGCTGTACGACTATCAGCAGAAAACTTTTGATGTACAGGAACGGCAGCTGAAATCCGCTTATCTCCCCAAACTGAACGCTTTCCTGCAAGGCGGCTACGGCCGGCCCACGCTGAACATCGTCAGCAATGACTTCGGCAGCTGGTGGATGGGAGGGTTGCGGCTCAACTGGTCCATCGGTAGCCTCTACTCCCTGAAAAACAACCGCCGCCTGCTGGACATCCAGCGCAGCAACGTGGACATAAGCCGGGAAACCTTCCTGCTGAACACTACGCTCACCCTGCAGCAGCAACAACAGGATGTGGATAAATACGCCGCCCTGATGGAACAGGATGACGAGGCTATCCGCCTGCGTACAGCCGTGCTGCAATCCGCCAAAGCGCAACTGGACAACGGCGTCATTACCGTTCATGAATACATCTCGCAGGTGAACGCGGAAAATCTGGCCAAACAGACGCGTATCCTGCATGAAATACAGTTGCTACAGGCGCAATACAATTATAAAAACACTTCCGGGAACTGA
- a CDS encoding TetR/AcrR family transcriptional regulator — protein MAVKKEQDASTEERILAAARIVFTRNGFAATKVRDIAAEADINLSLVNYYFRSKEKLFEVVMAEAVQKLVFEISTFFNDKQLTIPEKITKAVNYYIDLLLENPDFPLFLVNEIITGDDMFTRFAQQNTLFQSDLIRQLFAMKEEGKLSVHPIHIMMNVIGLVVMPFLARPILERNELVKDGEFVKLMNERRVLIPLWLKGMLG, from the coding sequence ATGGCAGTGAAAAAGGAACAGGACGCCAGCACAGAAGAAAGAATACTGGCAGCAGCGCGGATCGTATTTACCCGTAATGGATTTGCGGCGACCAAGGTACGGGATATCGCTGCAGAGGCGGATATTAACCTGTCACTGGTCAACTATTATTTCCGCAGCAAGGAGAAACTATTTGAGGTAGTGATGGCGGAAGCGGTACAGAAGCTGGTGTTTGAGATTTCGACTTTTTTTAACGATAAGCAACTGACCATCCCGGAGAAGATCACCAAGGCGGTCAATTATTATATTGACCTGCTGCTGGAGAACCCGGATTTTCCCCTGTTTCTGGTCAATGAGATTATTACCGGAGATGATATGTTTACCCGCTTTGCCCAGCAGAACACCTTGTTCCAGTCAGACCTGATCCGGCAGCTGTTTGCCATGAAGGAAGAAGGTAAGCTATCCGTTCATCCGATACATATTATGATGAACGTGATCGGGCTGGTAGTGATGCCATTCCTGGCCAGGCCAATTCTGGAGCGCAATGAACTGGTAAAGGACGGAGAGTTTGTGAAGTTGATGAATGAACGGCGGGTACTGATCCCATTGTGGCTGAAAGGTATGTTGGGGTAA